A single window of Streptomyces sudanensis DNA harbors:
- a CDS encoding GNAT family N-acetyltransferase yields MIVEPLELGEEGALPGPLLTEITGLYASNREFQQLSGDFPDPDDIRPEQVAVSLAEELAQPGAEVLLARSAGRVIGIAVTLAHHPDPDDPDPWIGLLMVHGRDHRMGFGRELAEIVEKRFRALGRRGVKLAVLENNRKALLFWRSLGYEEVDRREERGSGRDCVVLRKPL; encoded by the coding sequence ATGATCGTCGAACCGCTGGAGCTCGGCGAGGAGGGCGCCCTGCCGGGCCCGCTCCTCACCGAGATCACCGGCCTGTACGCGTCGAACCGGGAGTTCCAGCAGCTCAGCGGGGACTTCCCGGACCCGGACGACATCCGGCCCGAGCAGGTGGCCGTCTCCCTCGCCGAGGAACTGGCGCAGCCCGGCGCCGAGGTGCTGCTGGCCCGGTCGGCCGGCCGGGTGATCGGCATCGCCGTGACCCTGGCGCACCATCCGGACCCGGACGACCCCGACCCGTGGATCGGGCTGCTGATGGTGCACGGCCGGGACCACCGCATGGGCTTCGGCCGCGAGCTGGCGGAGATCGTCGAGAAGCGGTTCCGGGCCCTGGGCCGCAGGGGCGTCAAGCTGGCCGTGCTGGAGAACAACCGCAAGGCGCTCCTCTTCTGGCGGTCCCTCGGCTACGAGGAGGTCGACCGCCGCGAGGAGCGCGGGTCGGGCCGGGACTGCGTGGTGCTCCGCAAGCCGCTGTAG
- a CDS encoding GNAT family N-acetyltransferase → MIRSATEADVPAVHAMIRDLAAYEKALHEVRATEEQLREALFGERPAAYAHIAQDEDGEAVGFALWFLNFSTWRGVHGIYLEDLYVRPEARGAGYGKALLRELARICVERGYERLEWSVLDWNTPSIDFYRALGARPQDEWTVYRLTDEALARLGRG, encoded by the coding sequence ATGATCCGCAGTGCCACCGAGGCCGACGTGCCCGCCGTCCATGCCATGATCCGCGACCTCGCCGCCTACGAGAAGGCGCTGCACGAGGTGCGCGCCACCGAGGAGCAGCTACGGGAGGCGCTGTTCGGGGAGCGGCCCGCCGCGTACGCGCACATCGCGCAGGACGAGGACGGCGAGGCGGTCGGCTTCGCGCTGTGGTTCCTGAACTTCTCCACCTGGCGCGGGGTGCACGGCATCTACCTGGAGGACCTGTACGTGCGCCCCGAGGCGCGCGGCGCCGGGTACGGGAAGGCGCTGCTGCGGGAGCTGGCGCGGATCTGCGTGGAGCGGGGGTACGAGCGGCTGGAGTGGTCCGTCCTGGACTGGAACACCCCGTCGATCGACTTCTACCGGGCCCTGGGCGCCCGGCCGCAGGACGAGTGGACCGTGTACCGGCTGACCGACGAGGCCCTGGCCCGGCTCGGGCGGGGGTAG
- a CDS encoding zinc-binding dehydrogenase, with amino-acid sequence MHAIRLHAFGPAGNLTYEEVPDPAPGPGQVRVAVAAAGVHLLDAALREGLPGPFGGPAELPTVPGREVAGTVDALGEGTDPSWLGRRVVAHLGAGPGGYAELAVTDAARLHAIPPGLDEAAAVAMIGTGRTMMGIVQFTDLGPDDVVVVPAAAGGIGTLLVQWAKNAGATVLGLAGGPAKTALVLAGGADAAIDYTRPDWPSSARAFLGERRATVVYDSVGGETGRAAVDLLGEGGRHIVFGWSSRGIRDGGPLTFTRDELAERGITSEQVLGRAMLDRAGGDVRTLETRALAEAAAGRLRPAVLRFPLREAARAHHALETRRTTGKVVLVP; translated from the coding sequence ATGCACGCGATCCGCCTGCACGCCTTCGGCCCCGCCGGGAACCTGACGTACGAGGAGGTTCCCGACCCCGCCCCGGGCCCCGGCCAGGTCCGTGTCGCCGTCGCCGCCGCGGGGGTCCACCTCCTCGACGCGGCCCTGCGCGAGGGCCTGCCCGGCCCGTTCGGCGGCCCCGCCGAGCTGCCCACCGTCCCGGGCCGCGAGGTCGCCGGCACGGTCGACGCGCTCGGCGAGGGCACCGACCCGTCCTGGCTCGGCAGGCGCGTCGTCGCCCACCTCGGCGCCGGTCCCGGCGGTTACGCCGAACTCGCCGTCACCGACGCGGCCCGCCTCCACGCGATCCCGCCGGGGCTCGACGAGGCGGCGGCCGTCGCGATGATCGGCACCGGCCGCACCATGATGGGGATCGTCCAGTTCACCGACCTCGGCCCCGACGACGTCGTCGTCGTCCCGGCCGCGGCGGGCGGGATCGGCACGCTCCTCGTCCAGTGGGCGAAGAACGCCGGCGCCACCGTCCTCGGCCTCGCGGGCGGCCCCGCGAAGACGGCCCTCGTCCTCGCGGGCGGCGCCGACGCCGCGATCGACTACACGCGGCCCGACTGGCCGTCGTCGGCCCGCGCCTTCCTCGGGGAGCGGCGGGCGACGGTCGTGTACGACTCCGTGGGCGGCGAGACCGGGCGGGCGGCGGTCGACCTGCTCGGCGAGGGCGGCCGGCACATCGTCTTCGGCTGGTCCAGCCGGGGCATCCGGGACGGCGGGCCGCTCACCTTCACCCGGGACGAGCTCGCCGAGCGGGGGATCACCTCGGAGCAGGTACTCGGCCGTGCCATGCTCGACCGGGCGGGCGGCGACGTCCGCACCCTGGAGACCCGCGCCCTGGCGGAGGCCGCTGCCGGACGCCTCCGCCCGGCCGTCCTGCGGTTCCCGCTGCGGGAGGCGGCGCGGGCGCACCACGCCCTGGAGACCCGCCGCACGACGGGCAAGGTGGTCCTGGTCCCGTAG
- a CDS encoding nucleotidyltransferase family protein, whose amino-acid sequence MHTTPTQAVVLAGGQGSRLRPYTDDRPKPMVEIPGTGTPIIGHQLSWLAAEGVTHAVVSCGHLADVLQRWLDDAEPPLHVTTVVEEEPLGRGGGLKYAAARLPYPDEPWYATNGDIWTRFSLREMAGFHAERDATATLALARPRIPWGAVETDAFGHITDFIEAPPSPYLINAGVYVFSAAFRDLLPERGDHERTTFPRLARERRLAGFPLPQGAYWRAIDTAKDLTEAARELAAHGG is encoded by the coding sequence ATGCACACCACTCCGACGCAGGCCGTGGTCCTGGCGGGCGGCCAGGGGTCCCGCCTGCGCCCCTACACCGACGACCGCCCCAAGCCGATGGTCGAGATCCCGGGCACCGGGACCCCGATCATCGGCCACCAACTGTCCTGGCTGGCCGCCGAAGGCGTGACCCACGCGGTCGTCTCCTGCGGCCACCTCGCCGACGTCCTGCAGCGGTGGCTCGACGACGCCGAACCGCCCCTGCACGTCACCACCGTCGTCGAGGAGGAGCCGCTGGGCCGCGGCGGCGGCCTGAAGTACGCGGCGGCCCGCCTGCCGTACCCCGACGAACCCTGGTACGCGACGAACGGCGACATCTGGACCCGGTTCTCACTGCGCGAGATGGCCGGATTCCACGCCGAACGCGACGCCACCGCCACGCTCGCCCTGGCCCGCCCCCGCATCCCCTGGGGCGCCGTCGAGACCGACGCGTTCGGGCACATCACCGACTTCATCGAGGCGCCCCCCTCGCCGTACCTGATCAACGCGGGCGTGTACGTGTTCTCCGCGGCCTTCCGCGACCTGCTGCCCGAGCGGGGCGACCACGAGCGGACCACCTTCCCGCGGCTCGCCCGCGAGCGGCGCCTCGCCGGGTTCCCGCTGCCCCAGGGCGCCTACTGGCGGGCCATCGACACGGCGAAGG
- a CDS encoding ABC transporter ATP-binding protein, translating to MASVTFDKATRLYPGGTRPAVDRLDIEIADGEFLVLVGPSGCGKSTSLRMLAGLEDVNSGAIRIGDRDVTHLPPKDRDIAMVFQNYALYPHMTVADNMGFALKIAGVDKAEIRSKVEEAARILDLTEYLDRKPKALSGGQRQRVAMGRAIVRQPRVFLMDEPLSNLDAKLRVSTRTQIASLQRRLGITTVYVTHDQVEALTMGDRVAVLKDGVLQQVDTPRTMYDRPANLFVAGFIGSPAMNLVEVPITDGGVTFGNSVVPVSREALAAATARGDTTVTVGVRPEHFDVVEHGGAGAARALAEDASAPAGLAVSVSVVEELGADGYVYGSALVGGEPKDLVVRVGGRSVPEKGSELHVVPRPGELHVFSTSTGERLSD from the coding sequence ATGGCTTCTGTCACGTTCGACAAGGCGACCCGGCTCTATCCGGGCGGCACCAGGCCCGCCGTCGACCGGTTGGACATCGAGATCGCGGACGGCGAGTTCCTCGTCCTCGTCGGCCCCTCCGGCTGCGGCAAGTCCACCTCCCTGCGCATGCTCGCCGGCCTGGAGGACGTCAACAGTGGCGCGATCCGCATCGGCGACCGCGACGTCACCCACCTGCCGCCGAAGGACCGGGACATCGCCATGGTGTTCCAGAACTACGCGCTCTACCCGCACATGACCGTCGCCGACAACATGGGCTTCGCCCTCAAGATCGCCGGCGTCGACAAGGCGGAGATCCGCAGCAAGGTCGAGGAGGCCGCGCGGATCCTCGACCTGACCGAGTACCTGGACCGCAAGCCGAAGGCGCTCTCCGGCGGCCAGCGCCAGCGCGTCGCCATGGGCCGCGCCATCGTCCGCCAGCCGCGGGTGTTCCTCATGGACGAACCGCTGTCGAACCTCGACGCCAAGCTCCGCGTCTCCACGCGCACGCAGATCGCCTCCCTCCAGCGGCGCCTCGGCATCACCACCGTGTACGTCACGCACGACCAGGTCGAGGCCCTCACCATGGGCGACCGCGTCGCCGTCCTCAAGGACGGCGTGCTCCAGCAGGTCGACACCCCACGCACCATGTACGACCGCCCCGCCAACCTCTTCGTCGCCGGCTTCATCGGCTCCCCCGCCATGAACCTGGTCGAGGTGCCGATCACGGACGGCGGCGTCACCTTCGGCAACAGCGTCGTCCCCGTCTCGCGCGAGGCCCTCGCCGCCGCCACCGCCAGGGGCGACACGACCGTCACGGTCGGCGTCCGGCCCGAGCACTTCGACGTCGTCGAGCACGGGGGCGCGGGTGCCGCCCGGGCCCTGGCCGAGGACGCCTCCGCCCCGGCCGGCCTCGCCGTCTCCGTCAGCGTCGTCGAGGAGCTCGGCGCCGACGGGTACGTGTACGGCTCCGCCCTCGTCGGCGGCGAGCCGAAGGACCTCGTGGTCCGCGTCGGCGGCCGCTCCGTCCCGGAGAAGGGCTCCGAACTGCACGTCGTCCCGCGCCCGGGCGAGCTGCACGTCTTCTCCACCTCCACGGGCGAGCGCCTCAGCGACTGA
- the cdgB gene encoding diguanylate cyclase CdgB, whose product METESEPYVRLATLRQLHQVVANLNTARSLADTLQTVADGLLTGLGYELACVNLVRPDGDLVVAALSGNAAADALITGRVGSRASWDRRLRMGEAWGDLRFIPHTEGWVLIDDDVPQWHTDGPDPRFEDEWHPGDRLYAPMYTSGDQRELLGVISVDRPRNGRRPGAWGREALQMYASQSAIAISNARLRANMQRALVRLEREQQALRASEESFRQAFEYAPSGMAIAEMGGDQHGRLLRANDALCRLLGRPAAVMRRYSFADLVHPGDVGTLLRTSAEGGRAELRLARRDGTYVWVSLRNSVVADTADGPRFLLTHVEDIEERKRHELQLAHRASHDALTGLPNSAELRARLSARLCSRPGDRIRITAADAAGFEPAYGDVHGAGYAGAHEYEHGYRGDDFGFGASGIVGTGAYDGHVHAVAPDGDVDDGTKGLAVLFCDLDGFKSINDRFGHHTGDAVLIEVARRLAAGVRDGDTVARLGGDEFVVLADGLGAADAADLATRLRNGIIPPIRVDGRAVRVGASFGIGWAECGMSVEEVLNSADQRMYVEKRSRAKTHRRAG is encoded by the coding sequence ATGGAGACCGAGTCGGAGCCGTACGTCCGTCTTGCGACCCTGCGGCAGCTGCATCAGGTCGTCGCCAACCTCAACACGGCCCGCAGTCTGGCCGACACGCTGCAGACCGTCGCCGACGGCCTCCTCACCGGTCTCGGATACGAGCTGGCCTGCGTCAACCTCGTCCGCCCCGACGGCGACCTCGTCGTCGCCGCGCTCTCGGGGAACGCCGCGGCGGACGCCCTGATCACCGGACGGGTCGGCTCCCGCGCCTCCTGGGACCGGCGCCTCCGCATGGGGGAGGCCTGGGGCGACCTGCGGTTCATCCCCCACACCGAGGGCTGGGTCCTCATCGACGACGACGTGCCGCAGTGGCACACGGACGGCCCCGATCCCCGTTTCGAGGACGAGTGGCACCCGGGAGACCGGCTCTACGCCCCCATGTACACCTCCGGCGACCAGCGGGAGCTGCTCGGCGTCATCTCCGTCGACCGGCCCCGCAACGGCCGCCGTCCCGGCGCCTGGGGCCGTGAGGCGCTGCAGATGTACGCCTCCCAGTCGGCGATTGCGATCAGCAACGCCCGGTTGCGAGCAAACATGCAGCGCGCGCTGGTGCGGCTGGAGCGCGAGCAGCAGGCGCTGCGGGCCAGCGAGGAGTCCTTCCGGCAGGCGTTCGAGTACGCGCCGTCCGGGATGGCCATCGCGGAGATGGGCGGCGACCAGCACGGCCGGCTGCTGCGGGCCAACGACGCGCTGTGCCGCCTCCTCGGCAGGCCCGCCGCGGTGATGCGCCGGTACTCCTTCGCGGACCTCGTCCACCCCGGTGACGTGGGCACCCTGCTGCGGACGTCCGCCGAGGGCGGCCGCGCCGAACTGCGCCTCGCCCGCCGGGACGGCACGTACGTCTGGGTCTCCCTGCGCAACTCCGTGGTCGCCGACACCGCCGACGGCCCCCGCTTCCTCCTCACGCACGTGGAGGACATCGAGGAGCGCAAGCGCCACGAGCTCCAGCTCGCCCACCGCGCCTCCCACGACGCGCTGACCGGTCTGCCCAACAGCGCCGAGCTGCGCGCCCGGCTCAGCGCCCGGCTGTGCTCCCGCCCCGGCGACCGCATCCGGATCACCGCGGCCGACGCGGCCGGCTTCGAACCGGCGTACGGCGACGTCCACGGCGCCGGGTACGCCGGCGCGCACGAGTACGAGCACGGCTACCGCGGCGACGACTTCGGTTTCGGCGCCTCCGGGATCGTGGGCACCGGCGCGTACGACGGGCACGTCCACGCCGTCGCGCCCGACGGGGACGTCGACGACGGGACGAAGGGCCTCGCGGTCCTCTTCTGCGACCTCGACGGCTTCAAGTCGATCAACGACAGGTTCGGGCACCACACCGGGGACGCCGTCCTCATCGAGGTCGCCCGCCGGCTGGCCGCCGGGGTCCGCGACGGCGACACGGTCGCCCGGCTCGGCGGCGACGAGTTCGTCGTCCTCGCCGACGGGCTCGGCGCGGCCGACGCCGCGGACCTGGCCACGCGCCTCCGCAACGGCATCATCCCGCCGATCCGGGTGGACGGGCGCGCGGTGCGGGTGGGCGCCAGTTTCGGCATCGGCTGGGCTGAGTGCGGGATGTCCGTCGAGGAGGTCCTCAACTCCGCGGACCAGCGGATGTACGTGGAGAAGCGGTCCCGGGCCAAGACGCACCGCCGGGCGGGGTGA
- the arfB gene encoding alternative ribosome rescue aminoacyl-tRNA hydrolase ArfB: protein MKGMPGPHVIRGSVCLPESELVWRFSRSSGPGGQHVNTSDSQVELRFDLARTEALPQVWKERALERLAGRLVGGVLVVRASEHRSQWRNREAATVRLAGLLAEATAPPPRPRRPTKVPRGVNERRLREKKQRSDTKRGRSARDWS, encoded by the coding sequence ATGAAAGGCATGCCCGGTCCCCACGTCATCAGAGGCTCGGTCTGCCTGCCGGAGTCCGAGCTGGTCTGGCGCTTCTCCAGGTCCTCCGGGCCGGGCGGCCAGCACGTCAACACCAGCGACTCCCAGGTGGAGCTGCGCTTCGACCTCGCCCGTACGGAGGCGCTGCCGCAGGTCTGGAAGGAGCGCGCCCTGGAGCGGCTCGCCGGGCGGCTGGTCGGCGGCGTCCTCGTCGTACGGGCCTCCGAGCACCGGTCGCAGTGGCGCAACCGGGAGGCGGCGACGGTGCGGCTGGCGGGGCTGCTCGCGGAGGCCACGGCGCCCCCGCCACGCCCCCGGCGCCCCACGAAGGTCCCGCGCGGCGTCAACGAGCGGCGGCTGCGGGAGAAGAAGCAGCGGTCCGACACCAAGCGCGGGCGTTCGGCGCGTGACTGGTCCTAG
- a CDS encoding TerD family protein — protein MAVSLSKGGNVSLTKEAPGLTAVTVGLGWDVRTTTGTDFDLDASAIGVDASGKVASDAHFVFFNNKSTPDGTIVHTGDNRTGEGGGDDEQINVNLAGLPANVDKIVFPVSIYDAVNRSQNFGQVRNAYIRIVNQNGGAEIARYDLSEDAATETAMVFGELYRNGAEWKFRAVGQGYASGLEGIARDFGVNV, from the coding sequence ATGGCTGTAAGCCTGTCCAAGGGCGGCAATGTCTCGCTGACCAAGGAGGCCCCGGGCCTCACCGCCGTCACGGTGGGCCTCGGCTGGGACGTCCGCACCACCACGGGCACCGACTTCGACCTCGACGCCTCGGCGATCGGCGTCGACGCGTCCGGCAAGGTCGCCTCCGACGCCCACTTCGTCTTCTTCAACAACAAGTCCACCCCCGATGGCACCATCGTCCACACCGGTGACAACCGCACGGGTGAGGGCGGCGGCGACGACGAGCAGATCAACGTCAACCTCGCGGGCCTCCCCGCGAACGTCGACAAGATCGTCTTCCCGGTCTCCATCTACGACGCGGTGAACCGCTCGCAGAACTTCGGCCAGGTCCGCAACGCGTACATCCGCATCGTGAACCAGAACGGCGGCGCCGAGATCGCCCGCTACGACCTCAGCGAGGACGCCGCGACGGAGACCGCCATGGTCTTCGGCGAGCTGTACCGCAACGGCGCCGAGTGGAAGTTCCGCGCGGTCGGCCAGGGCTACGCCTCCGGCCTGGAGGGCATCGCCCGCGACTTCGGCGTGAACGTCTGA
- a CDS encoding DUF3263 domain-containing protein has translation MTEERPPLGDRERAVLAMERRAWPGPGAKERAIREQLDLSPVRYYQLLNALLDDERALAHDPVTVNRLRRLRAARDARR, from the coding sequence ATGACCGAGGAACGCCCCCCGCTCGGCGACCGCGAGCGCGCGGTCCTCGCCATGGAACGGCGCGCGTGGCCGGGACCGGGAGCGAAGGAGCGGGCGATCCGGGAGCAGCTCGACCTGTCGCCGGTCCGGTACTACCAGCTGCTGAACGCCCTGCTGGACGACGAGCGGGCGCTGGCCCACGACCCTGTCACCGTCAACCGCCTCCGCCGCCTGCGCGCCGCCCGGGACGCCCGCCGCTGA
- the nagA gene encoding N-acetylglucosamine-6-phosphate deacetylase — MTVHADRKVLTGARVVLPTGVVEGGRVAVEGTRIADGAGVPADAPALDLAGHWLVPGFVDLHNHGGGGASFTSGTLDEVLRGVRTHRAHGTTTLVASTVTGDLGFLARRAGELAELAEQGDIAGIHFEGPFLSPCRKGAHSGALLRDPDPAEVRALVDAARGHARMVTLAPELPGGLDSVRLLAERGVIAAVGHTDATYEQTVEAVDAGITVATHLFNAMPGLGHRAPGPAAALLEDERVTVELINDGTHLHPAALRLAFRHAGADRVAFVSDAMDAAGFGDGTYRLGPLEVEVRAGVARLVEGGSIAGSTLTLDTAFRRAATVDGLPVEAVVRALSANPARLLGLDDRIGSIEPGKDADLVVLDGGFALKGVMRKGEWVVEPRTG, encoded by the coding sequence ATGACCGTTCACGCCGACCGCAAGGTCCTCACCGGGGCCCGCGTGGTGCTGCCGACCGGTGTCGTCGAAGGCGGACGGGTCGCCGTCGAGGGCACCCGGATCGCCGACGGCGCCGGCGTCCCCGCCGACGCGCCCGCGCTGGACCTCGCGGGCCACTGGCTGGTGCCGGGCTTCGTCGACCTCCACAACCACGGCGGAGGCGGCGCGTCCTTCACCTCGGGCACCCTCGACGAGGTGCTGCGGGGTGTCCGCACCCACCGGGCGCACGGCACCACCACCCTCGTCGCGTCGACCGTCACCGGCGACCTGGGCTTCCTCGCCCGCCGCGCCGGTGAGCTGGCCGAACTGGCCGAACAGGGCGACATCGCCGGCATCCACTTCGAGGGCCCGTTCCTCTCCCCGTGCCGCAAGGGCGCCCACAGCGGGGCCCTGCTGCGCGACCCCGACCCGGCCGAGGTGCGCGCGCTGGTCGACGCCGCCCGCGGCCACGCCCGCATGGTGACCCTCGCGCCGGAGCTGCCCGGCGGCCTCGACTCCGTACGCCTCCTGGCCGAGCGCGGCGTCATCGCCGCCGTCGGCCACACCGACGCCACCTACGAGCAGACCGTCGAGGCCGTCGACGCCGGCATCACCGTCGCCACGCACCTGTTCAACGCGATGCCCGGCCTGGGGCACCGCGCGCCCGGCCCGGCCGCCGCCCTCCTGGAGGACGAGAGGGTCACCGTCGAGCTGATCAACGACGGCACCCACCTGCACCCCGCCGCGCTGCGCCTGGCGTTCCGCCACGCCGGAGCGGACCGGGTCGCCTTCGTCAGCGACGCGATGGACGCGGCCGGGTTCGGGGACGGGACCTACCGCCTCGGTCCACTGGAGGTCGAGGTCAGGGCGGGGGTGGCCCGGCTCGTCGAGGGCGGCTCCATCGCCGGGTCCACCCTCACCCTCGACACCGCCTTCCGGCGCGCCGCCACCGTCGACGGGCTGCCCGTCGAGGCGGTCGTCCGGGCGCTCTCGGCCAACCCGGCGAGGCTGCTGGGCCTGGACGACCGGATCGGTTCGATCGAGCCCGGCAAGGACGCCGACCTGGTCGTCCTGGACGGGGGTTTCGCCCTGAAGGGCGTGATGCGCAAGGGCGAGTGGGTGGTCGAGCCCCGGACGGGATGA
- a CDS encoding flavin reductase family protein, producing the protein MSRLAAGVVLVTAVEPPMDEDVGMTATAFVSVSLDPPLVLVSLRSGSRMDDLLAEQPLWGVSVLAEGQRHIAGRFAMKGRVSDRLLFADLPCTRGELTGAPLVGGALAALERRTEQRVEAGDHTLVIARVLTAAFPNPEGAPLMYFRGKYRHLG; encoded by the coding sequence ATGTCCCGGCTGGCGGCCGGCGTCGTCCTGGTGACGGCGGTGGAGCCGCCGATGGACGAGGACGTCGGCATGACGGCGACGGCGTTCGTGTCGGTGTCCCTGGACCCGCCGCTGGTCCTGGTGAGCCTGCGCAGCGGCTCCCGCATGGACGACCTGCTGGCGGAGCAGCCGCTGTGGGGCGTCTCCGTCCTCGCGGAGGGCCAGCGGCACATCGCGGGCCGGTTCGCGATGAAGGGCAGGGTCAGCGACCGCCTGCTGTTCGCGGACCTCCCCTGCACGCGCGGGGAGCTGACGGGGGCGCCGCTGGTCGGCGGGGCGCTGGCGGCGCTGGAGCGCCGGACGGAGCAGCGGGTGGAGGCCGGGGACCACACGCTGGTCATCGCCCGCGTCCTGACCGCGGCCTTCCCGAACCCGGAGGGGGCGCCCCTGATGTACTTCCGGGGGAAGTACCGCCACCTGGGGTAG